From the candidate division KSB1 bacterium genome, one window contains:
- a CDS encoding DUF433 domain-containing protein, translated as MIQRKLITSDREILGGIPVFTGTRVPVKTLFDYLEQGHPLDEFLDDFPTVQREHALAVLELVKEKLLEQTYESVA; from the coding sequence ATGATCCAACGCAAACTAATTACCAGCGACAGGGAAATCTTGGGTGGAATCCCGGTCTTCACTGGCACAAGAGTGCCAGTCAAAACACTCTTTGATTACCTTGAGCAAGGCCACCCGCTTGACGAATTTCTGGATGATTTCCCAACTGTTCAACGCGAACATGCGCTGGCCGTGCTGGAGCTCGTGAAAGAGAAACTGCTGGAACAAACGTATGAAAGTGTTGCTTGA
- a CDS encoding nucleotidyltransferase domain-containing protein, with amino-acid sequence MQELLHNLSRALKSEPDIAFAYLFGSVAKGRSGPLSDVDVAVYFDADNARSRFDRHLQLMSKLAKALQQNDVDVVSLQDAPVDLAFEVLAHGKLLFSKDDAQKVDFIFKILRKYHDEAQRRQFEWDVIREEIKRGTYGHPPRSYSRPAQKAA; translated from the coding sequence ATGCAAGAGCTTCTTCACAATTTATCACGTGCCCTTAAATCTGAGCCTGACATCGCTTTTGCCTATCTCTTCGGCAGCGTCGCCAAAGGCCGCAGCGGACCGCTGAGTGATGTGGATGTGGCAGTTTATTTTGATGCAGACAACGCTCGTTCACGCTTTGATCGGCATCTTCAATTGATGTCAAAGCTTGCCAAAGCGCTGCAACAAAATGATGTAGATGTCGTGTCGTTACAAGACGCGCCCGTTGATCTTGCTTTCGAGGTTTTAGCTCATGGCAAATTGCTTTTTTCGAAAGATGATGCGCAAAAAGTGGATTTTATTTTTAAGATACTCAGAAAATATCATGATGAAGCGCAGCGCCGTCAATTCGAATGGGACGTGATTCGTGAAGAAATAAAGCGAGGGACCTATGGTCATCCGCCCCGAAGCTATTCGCGTCCGGCTCAAAAAGCTGCGTGA
- a CDS encoding DUF86 domain-containing protein, translated as MVIRPEAIRVRLKKLRETIVKLETIRARGEEAYNNDDLLQAAAERALQIASQCVLDIGNHLIAELSLPLPEDNDEIIATLQRAGIISAGLANRLTGLGAFRNVLVHDYLELDQGRIFHEHLERLDDFRDFAAEVVKFLDELSKDKH; from the coding sequence ATGGTCATCCGCCCCGAAGCTATTCGCGTCCGGCTCAAAAAGCTGCGTGAGACGATTGTCAAGCTCGAGACGATTCGCGCGCGTGGCGAAGAAGCTTATAATAACGATGACTTGCTACAAGCGGCTGCGGAACGTGCCTTGCAGATCGCGTCGCAATGCGTTTTGGATATTGGCAATCACCTCATTGCTGAACTATCTCTCCCACTGCCAGAAGACAACGATGAAATCATTGCTACGCTTCAGCGGGCTGGCATTATCTCGGCAGGCTTGGCAAATAGATTGACAGGATTGGGGGCGTTCAGAAATGTTCTGGTGCATGATTATCTCGAGCTTGATCAAGGACGCATTTTCCATGAGCATCTCGAACGGTTGGATGATTTCAGAGATTTTGCTGCCGAAGTGGTAAAATTCCTCGACGAACTCTCAAAAGATAAGCATTGA
- a CDS encoding DUF1446 domain-containing protein, producing the protein MTPRSSLLIANGQGFWGDSILGPVRLVREGPLHYLTLDYLAEVTMSIMQKLKSRNPEAGYATDFIEMLSRILPTCKEKGIKIIASAGGVNSAACMRATGEVIKKLGLSGIKVATVTGDDILSRLAELQQQGESFNNLDDGRPLSAVAGKITSANAYLGAFPVAEALDRGADIVICGRVTDPSLVLGPMIHEFGWTPKDFDKLAAGTVAGHIVECGAQCTGANYTNWREIEDFARIGYPLIEAYPSGEFFITKHEGTGGKVSVDTVASQLVYEMGDPRNYITPDVIADFTSIHLEQAGVNRVRVNAIKGSAPTKFLKVSISYESGYKAVGQLTISGPNALDKARLCADIIWKRLELDGVTFPEENRCVEYLGAGVCHEGIVPTIDPPEIVLRLGVKDKDKAKVNRFGMEIVPLVTSGPPGVTGFAGGRPKATEIISYWPALVGKDKIVPHVEVAEF; encoded by the coding sequence ATGACCCCACGCTCCTCTCTTCTCATCGCCAACGGCCAGGGCTTCTGGGGCGACTCGATTCTCGGCCCCGTTCGCTTGGTGCGCGAAGGCCCGCTGCACTACCTCACCCTCGACTATCTGGCCGAGGTGACGATGAGCATCATGCAAAAGCTCAAGAGCCGCAACCCCGAAGCCGGTTACGCCACGGATTTCATTGAGATGCTCTCGCGCATTTTGCCGACGTGTAAAGAGAAGGGCATCAAAATCATCGCCAGCGCCGGCGGCGTCAATTCCGCCGCGTGCATGCGCGCCACCGGTGAGGTCATCAAAAAGCTCGGGCTTTCCGGCATCAAAGTCGCGACGGTGACTGGCGATGACATTTTATCACGGCTTGCCGAGTTGCAGCAACAGGGCGAGAGCTTCAACAATCTCGACGACGGCCGCCCGCTCTCGGCGGTTGCCGGCAAGATCACTTCGGCCAATGCTTATCTCGGCGCGTTTCCGGTGGCGGAAGCGCTCGATCGCGGCGCCGACATCGTCATCTGCGGCCGCGTCACCGATCCCTCGCTCGTGCTCGGCCCGATGATTCACGAATTCGGCTGGACGCCGAAAGATTTCGACAAGCTCGCGGCTGGAACAGTCGCCGGCCACATCGTCGAATGCGGCGCGCAATGCACCGGCGCCAATTACACCAACTGGCGCGAGATCGAAGATTTTGCGCGCATCGGCTATCCGCTTATCGAAGCGTATCCCAGTGGCGAATTTTTCATCACCAAGCACGAAGGCACCGGCGGCAAAGTTAGCGTTGATACGGTGGCCTCGCAGCTCGTTTACGAAATGGGCGATCCGCGCAACTATATTACGCCGGACGTGATCGCCGATTTCACTTCGATTCATTTGGAGCAGGCCGGCGTGAATCGCGTGCGCGTCAATGCCATCAAAGGCAGCGCGCCGACGAAATTTCTCAAAGTCAGCATCAGCTACGAGAGCGGCTACAAAGCCGTCGGCCAACTCACCATCTCGGGGCCGAATGCGCTTGACAAAGCGCGTCTGTGTGCCGATATTATTTGGAAACGGTTGGAGCTCGACGGCGTCACCTTTCCCGAAGAAAATCGCTGCGTCGAATATCTCGGCGCCGGCGTTTGCCACGAGGGCATCGTGCCGACAATCGATCCGCCGGAAATTGTTTTGCGCCTCGGCGTTAAAGACAAAGACAAGGCGAAAGTCAATCGCTTCGGCATGGAGATCGTGCCGTTGGTCACCAGCGGGCCGCCCGGCGTGACCGGATTTGCCGGCGGCCGGCCGAAGGCGACCGAGATTATTTCCTATTGGCCGGCACTGGTCGGCAAAGACAAAATTGTGCCGCATGTTGAAGTGGCCGAATTTTAA
- a CDS encoding NTP transferase domain-containing protein translates to MAERTRETISQLETLSSKINEREPAVAMILAAGHGKRIRSEKSKMLHHIWGVPTVTRVATAARDGLGTSNLIIVVGIKAVEVAQAIGKAEQRVFVYQGEQSGTGDAVRVGLQALPSSNYNGAIYVFPGDMGLLNREAVRDLREDFEKHPCDMIVLTAEYQGNPAQNYYGRIIRVPERDAEGRPAGDDAGKVIEIREHRDILAMAPDKPYRVQYNRRTYSFTRDELLNLREFNTGVYAFRAAPLMKYIDTLQPDNAQGELYVTDLIAIFNKNGLTVRASRAKDPSTVLGFNNKSVLKEMEKIAREKAYDRLKDIILIEDKDDFFIADEVIEQILELDKTSAPLDIEIGKGVHLGHNVKLAKGVVIKSRAVLDGNIVLGENVKIHENVSLSTYPHQTLRIGRNSEILQGDIVKGNLTIGENCRIESSVNITGADEFPTRIGNNVLIKGTSYIFGSIIEDDIWIEHSVLKCKYVERTVRKDGTIQPIRWVLPMPEGLDSLHSLEKKQ, encoded by the coding sequence ATGGCAGAACGTACTCGTGAGACCATCTCACAACTCGAAACATTATCTTCAAAAATCAACGAGCGCGAGCCGGCCGTTGCCATGATTTTGGCCGCCGGACACGGCAAGCGCATCCGCTCGGAAAAATCCAAAATGCTGCACCATATTTGGGGAGTGCCGACGGTGACGCGGGTGGCCACTGCGGCGCGAGACGGCCTCGGCACCTCGAATCTGATCATCGTCGTCGGCATCAAAGCGGTGGAAGTGGCGCAAGCGATCGGCAAAGCCGAGCAGCGCGTTTTCGTTTATCAAGGCGAGCAAAGCGGCACCGGCGATGCGGTGCGCGTGGGATTGCAGGCCCTGCCGAGCTCAAATTACAACGGCGCGATTTACGTTTTTCCCGGCGACATGGGGCTGTTGAATCGCGAGGCCGTGCGCGATCTGCGCGAAGATTTCGAGAAACATCCGTGTGACATGATCGTGCTTACCGCCGAATATCAAGGCAATCCGGCGCAAAATTATTATGGCCGCATCATTCGCGTGCCGGAACGCGACGCCGAGGGCAGGCCGGCAGGCGACGATGCCGGCAAGGTGATCGAGATTCGCGAGCATCGCGACATTCTCGCCATGGCGCCCGACAAGCCCTATCGCGTGCAATACAACCGCCGGACTTACAGCTTCACCCGCGACGAGCTGTTGAATTTGCGCGAGTTCAACACCGGCGTTTATGCGTTTCGCGCCGCGCCGTTGATGAAATATATCGACACGCTGCAGCCGGACAACGCGCAGGGCGAGCTTTATGTGACGGATTTGATCGCGATTTTCAACAAAAACGGCTTGACGGTGCGCGCCTCGCGCGCCAAAGATCCCAGCACCGTGCTCGGCTTCAACAACAAGAGCGTGCTGAAGGAGATGGAAAAAATCGCGCGCGAAAAGGCTTATGACCGTTTGAAAGACATCATTCTGATCGAGGACAAAGACGACTTCTTCATCGCCGACGAAGTGATCGAGCAGATTTTGGAATTGGACAAAACCAGCGCCCCGCTCGACATCGAAATCGGCAAAGGCGTGCACCTCGGCCACAACGTCAAACTCGCCAAGGGCGTCGTCATCAAAAGCCGCGCCGTGCTCGACGGCAACATCGTGCTCGGCGAGAATGTGAAGATTCACGAGAACGTCAGCCTGAGCACGTATCCGCACCAGACGCTGCGCATCGGTCGCAACTCGGAAATTTTGCAGGGCGACATCGTCAAGGGCAATCTCACCATCGGCGAGAACTGCCGTATCGAATCGAGCGTGAACATCACCGGCGCCGACGAGTTTCCCACGCGCATCGGCAACAACGTGCTGATCAAAGGCACCAGCTACATCTTCGGCTCGATCATCGAAGACGACATTTGGATCGAACATTCGGTGCTCAAATGTAAATACGTCGAGCGCACGGTTCGCAAGGATGGAACGATTCAGCCTATCCGTTGGGTGCTGCCGATGCCCGAAGGTTTGGATTCACTGCATTCGCTGGAGAAGAAACAGTAA
- a CDS encoding Rpn family recombination-promoting nuclease/putative transposase has product MQFADPRTDFAFTLIFGNEKTKDVLISFLNAVLGLEGIHAISEVTILNPYQAPKISTLKRSFLDVKCRDNRGVEFVVEMQVQYAEGFEKRIQYNACKAYVGQIPTGIDYPKLNQIIAITIVDFVMFKEFEHYLSCHEFRETMTNNCYLNEIRHYFIELPKFKKTEAELETTIEKWCYFIKYAGRLEMIPEKLNEEPFRKAFEIASRANMTKEEWEEYDAAAVKMQDERGIAIAAEKKGWQQRNVELARSMRRKGLDMNLIAELTGLSLQAIENLTEESVAKQ; this is encoded by the coding sequence ATGCAATTTGCCGATCCGCGAACAGATTTTGCATTCACCCTGATCTTTGGCAATGAGAAGACCAAAGACGTGCTGATCAGTTTTCTTAATGCCGTGCTCGGCCTTGAAGGAATCCACGCGATTTCCGAAGTTACCATCTTGAATCCGTATCAAGCCCCGAAGATTTCCACGCTCAAGCGCAGCTTTCTCGATGTCAAATGCCGCGACAATCGCGGCGTGGAATTCGTCGTCGAGATGCAGGTGCAATACGCTGAAGGCTTCGAAAAACGGATTCAATACAACGCCTGCAAGGCTTACGTCGGGCAGATTCCGACTGGCATTGATTACCCCAAGCTCAACCAGATCATTGCGATTACGATCGTCGACTTCGTGATGTTCAAGGAGTTCGAGCATTATCTTTCATGCCATGAATTTCGCGAGACGATGACGAATAATTGTTATCTCAACGAAATCAGGCATTATTTTATTGAGCTGCCAAAGTTCAAGAAAACCGAAGCTGAGCTTGAAACCACTATTGAAAAATGGTGCTATTTTATCAAGTATGCCGGCCGCTTGGAGATGATTCCCGAAAAACTGAATGAAGAGCCTTTTCGCAAAGCGTTCGAGATCGCGAGCCGCGCCAACATGACCAAGGAAGAATGGGAGGAATACGATGCGGCGGCGGTGAAAATGCAAGACGAGCGGGGAATCGCTATCGCCGCTGAAAAGAAAGGCTGGCAACAGCGGAATGTGGAACTGGCGCGTTCTATGCGACGGAAGGGGCTTGACATGAATCTGATTGCGGAATTGACTGGCCTTTCCTTGCAAGCGATAGAAAATTTAACAGAAGAAAGTGTTGCAAAACAATGA
- a CDS encoding enoyl-CoA hydratase-related protein — protein sequence MAEFQFVRYRVENDIGWLTLNRPPVNALNRQLVGEIFAAAHIANRDVERRELRALILNAEGNHFCAGADLKERQEVPDAQVEKVVQGIRDAIQAIADIKVPVIAAVQGTAAGGGMELALAADIRVLAETAKMGLRETALAIIPGAGGTQRLTRLIGYARALEWIATAQMFDAAACLAHGVANRVVPETELSDAALYYAKLIAANGPIAVQAAKEAMRRGMDESLPRALEIEFECYRRVIPTKDRREALAAFAQKRQPFFKGE from the coding sequence GTGGCAGAATTTCAATTTGTGCGGTATCGTGTTGAAAATGACATTGGCTGGTTGACGCTCAATCGCCCGCCGGTGAATGCGCTCAACCGCCAGCTCGTCGGCGAAATTTTTGCGGCCGCGCACATCGCGAATCGCGACGTTGAGCGCCGCGAGCTGCGCGCGCTCATTTTGAATGCGGAAGGCAATCACTTTTGCGCCGGCGCCGATCTCAAGGAGCGGCAAGAGGTTCCTGATGCCCAAGTCGAAAAAGTTGTGCAGGGAATTCGAGATGCGATTCAAGCAATCGCTGATATTAAAGTGCCGGTGATTGCGGCGGTGCAGGGCACAGCGGCAGGTGGCGGAATGGAGTTAGCGCTTGCCGCCGACATTCGCGTATTGGCAGAGACCGCGAAAATGGGCTTGCGCGAAACCGCCCTCGCCATCATTCCCGGCGCGGGAGGCACACAGCGCTTGACGCGGCTCATCGGCTACGCGCGCGCGCTGGAGTGGATTGCCACCGCGCAAATGTTCGACGCGGCTGCGTGTTTGGCTCACGGCGTCGCCAATCGCGTCGTTCCCGAAACCGAGTTGAGCGATGCCGCGTTGTATTACGCGAAATTGATTGCCGCCAACGGCCCGATCGCGGTGCAAGCCGCCAAAGAAGCGATGCGGCGGGGAATGGATGAGTCGTTGCCGCGCGCGCTGGAAATCGAATTCGAATGTTATCGCCGCGTGATTCCAACCAAAGACCGCCGCGAGGCGCTGGCGGCGTTTGCACAAAAACGGCAACCATTTTTCAAAGGTGAGTAG
- a CDS encoding acyl-CoA dehydrogenase — MHLTEEQIMLRDTVREFAKKEIEPVAAEIDITMAFPEENLRKMGELGFLGIGFPAEYGGSEMDTLSFALMIEEVAKACGSTVLSVAAHCSLCCAPILMFGSEAQKKKYLPDLLTGRKFGSFCLTEPHSGSDSGSLTTTAKRDGDFYILNGSKMYVTNGGHAGTYVVFAKTNPEAGTKGISAFIVERDYPGLIIGKKENKLGLRASDTRQISFDNCRVPATNLLGKENEGFKIALKTLDGGRIGIGAMAVGLAQAAMEKSAAYAKERKAFGQAIAEFQAIRWYIADMATEIHGARLMVHHAARLKDDGKPFVKEAAMAKLFASEMAMRACNKAIQIYGGYGYIMDYPVERYWRDAKLTEIGEGTSEVQRLVISREVLKEF, encoded by the coding sequence ATGCACCTGACCGAAGAACAAATTATGTTGCGCGACACCGTGCGCGAGTTTGCCAAAAAAGAAATCGAACCGGTCGCGGCTGAGATCGACATCACCATGGCCTTTCCCGAAGAGAATCTGCGCAAAATGGGCGAGTTAGGATTCCTCGGCATCGGCTTTCCAGCGGAATACGGCGGCTCCGAAATGGACACGCTGTCGTTTGCATTGATGATCGAAGAAGTCGCCAAAGCCTGCGGCTCCACCGTGCTGTCGGTGGCGGCGCATTGCTCGCTGTGCTGCGCGCCGATCTTGATGTTCGGCAGCGAAGCGCAAAAGAAAAAATATCTGCCGGACTTGCTCACCGGCAGAAAATTCGGCTCGTTCTGTCTCACCGAACCGCACAGCGGCTCGGACTCCGGCTCACTCACAACCACGGCAAAGCGCGACGGCGATTTTTATATTCTCAACGGCAGCAAGATGTACGTCACCAACGGCGGCCATGCCGGCACTTACGTCGTCTTCGCCAAAACCAATCCGGAGGCCGGCACGAAAGGCATCAGCGCGTTTATCGTCGAGCGCGATTATCCCGGCTTGATTATCGGCAAGAAAGAAAATAAACTCGGCCTGCGTGCTTCGGACACGCGGCAGATTTCTTTTGATAATTGCCGCGTGCCGGCAACGAATCTGTTGGGCAAGGAAAACGAAGGCTTCAAGATCGCACTAAAAACTCTCGACGGCGGCCGCATCGGCATCGGCGCCATGGCCGTGGGATTGGCGCAAGCGGCGATGGAAAAATCCGCGGCGTATGCCAAAGAGCGCAAAGCTTTCGGCCAAGCGATTGCCGAGTTTCAAGCCATTCGCTGGTACATTGCGGATATGGCGACGGAAATTCACGGCGCGCGTTTGATGGTGCACCACGCCGCGCGTTTAAAAGACGACGGCAAGCCCTTTGTCAAAGAGGCGGCGATGGCGAAGCTGTTCGCCAGCGAGATGGCGATGCGCGCGTGCAACAAGGCCATCCAAATCTACGGTGGCTACGGTTACATCATGGATTACCCGGTTGAGCGCTACTGGCGCGACGCCAAGCTCACCGAGATCGGCGAAGGCACGAGCGAGGTGCAGAGGTTGGTGATTTCACGGGAGGTGTTGAAGGAGTTTTGA
- a CDS encoding MBL fold metallo-hydrolase has protein sequence MKLGDLDIFVVSDGLFRLDGGAMFGVVPRVLWERTDPPDEKNRILMGLNCLLVIRGNEKILIDTGVGDKFDEKFANMFGIHREKTLLDQLADLRLQPEDITHVIMSHLHFDHIGWNTRRNAAGEIVPTFPNAVYFAQRGEYEAAQNPDERSRASYLKWNWEALEKSGQLQLLDGTTEVLPGIESFLAPGHTLYHTIIKIKSAGKTAAFLADLVPTTSHLKTPYVMGYDLYPKLTMETKPRILQQAFEEQWLLVFEHAPRIKAGYLQKVEGNWKVGPVGPEA, from the coding sequence ATGAAACTTGGCGACCTCGACATTTTCGTTGTTTCCGACGGTCTCTTCCGCCTCGACGGCGGCGCCATGTTCGGCGTGGTGCCGCGCGTGCTGTGGGAGCGCACCGATCCGCCCGACGAGAAAAATCGCATTCTCATGGGATTGAATTGTCTGCTCGTCATTCGCGGCAATGAAAAGATTCTCATCGACACCGGTGTCGGCGACAAGTTCGATGAAAAATTTGCCAATATGTTTGGCATTCATCGCGAGAAAACACTGCTCGACCAGCTTGCCGATTTACGGTTGCAGCCCGAAGACATCACACACGTGATCATGTCGCACCTGCACTTCGATCACATCGGCTGGAACACGCGCCGCAACGCCGCCGGAGAAATTGTGCCGACTTTCCCGAATGCCGTTTATTTTGCGCAGCGCGGCGAATACGAAGCTGCCCAAAATCCGGATGAGCGCAGCCGCGCCAGTTATTTGAAATGGAACTGGGAAGCGCTGGAAAAGAGCGGCCAGCTTCAACTTCTCGACGGCACGACTGAGGTGTTGCCCGGCATCGAGAGCTTTCTCGCGCCCGGGCACACGCTTTATCACACCATCATCAAAATCAAGAGTGCCGGCAAAACCGCGGCCTTTCTGGCGGATTTGGTGCCGACAACTTCGCACCTCAAAACGCCGTATGTGATGGGCTACGATCTTTATCCAAAACTGACGATGGAAACCAAGCCGAGAATTTTGCAGCAAGCTTTCGAAGAGCAGTGGCTGCTGGTGTTCGAGCATGCGCCGCGGATCAAAGCGGGATATTTGCAAAAAGTGGAGGGGAATTGGAAGGTGGGGCCGGTGGGGCCGGAGGCTTGA
- a CDS encoding thiolase family protein: protein MSTPFREVIIAGACRTPIGAFQGALAPLPAPELGAMVVKEAVRRAGIDPKKVDEVIMGCVLPAGVGQAPARQAAIKAGLPVDVTCMTINKVCGSGLKAVMLAAQAIMLGDADVIVAGGMESMSNAPYLLDKAREGYRLGHGELVDSMIKDGLWDVYNNFHMGNAAELCARECNIPRSAQDEFATMSYKRALAAQEQGMFMKEIVPVPLPQKKGEPIVVKEDEEPKKVNFEKMLTLRPAFDKEGTVTAANASKINDGAAAVVVMATEVADKLGVKPQAKILSQASAAKKPEWFTTAPIDVIEKILRKADFSLDKIDLFEINEAFAVVALAAQQKLGIPMEKLNVHGGAVALGHPIGASGCRILVTLIHALQEYKKKYGMAAICIGGGEASAVIVENVA, encoded by the coding sequence ATGTCAACCCCATTCCGTGAAGTCATTATCGCCGGCGCCTGCCGCACGCCGATTGGCGCGTTTCAGGGCGCGTTGGCGCCGTTGCCGGCGCCGGAGCTTGGCGCCATGGTCGTGAAAGAAGCGGTGCGACGAGCCGGCATTGATCCGAAAAAAGTCGATGAAGTGATCATGGGTTGCGTGCTGCCGGCCGGAGTCGGGCAGGCGCCGGCGCGACAGGCAGCGATCAAAGCCGGCTTGCCGGTGGATGTCACCTGCATGACGATCAACAAAGTTTGCGGCTCCGGCCTCAAGGCGGTGATGCTGGCGGCGCAGGCGATCATGCTCGGCGATGCCGATGTTATCGTGGCCGGTGGGATGGAAAGCATGTCGAACGCGCCGTATCTGCTCGACAAAGCGCGCGAGGGCTATCGCCTCGGTCACGGCGAGCTGGTGGATAGCATGATCAAAGACGGATTGTGGGATGTGTACAATAATTTTCACATGGGCAATGCCGCCGAGTTGTGCGCGCGCGAATGTAACATCCCGCGCAGCGCGCAGGACGAGTTTGCGACGATGAGCTACAAACGTGCTTTGGCCGCGCAAGAACAAGGAATGTTCATGAAAGAAATTGTGCCCGTGCCTTTGCCCCAGAAAAAAGGGGAACCGATTGTTGTTAAGGAAGATGAGGAGCCGAAGAAGGTCAATTTCGAAAAAATGCTCACCCTGCGACCGGCCTTTGATAAAGAAGGGACGGTGACTGCGGCCAATGCTTCCAAAATCAACGACGGCGCGGCAGCGGTCGTCGTGATGGCCACAGAAGTGGCGGACAAGCTCGGCGTCAAGCCGCAGGCGAAAATTCTCTCGCAAGCTTCCGCCGCGAAAAAGCCCGAATGGTTTACCACCGCACCGATTGACGTGATTGAAAAAATTCTTCGAAAAGCCGATTTTAGTTTGGACAAGATTGATCTCTTCGAAATCAACGAAGCATTTGCAGTCGTAGCATTGGCGGCGCAGCAGAAGCTCGGCATTCCAATGGAGAAACTCAACGTTCATGGCGGAGCGGTGGCACTTGGTCATCCCATCGGCGCCAGCGGCTGCCGGATTCTCGTCACGCTCATTCATGCGTTGCAAGAGTATAAAAAGAAATACGGCATGGCGGCAATCTGCATTGGCGGCGGCGAAGCCTCGGCGGTGATTGTAGAGAATGTCGCGTAA
- a CDS encoding cysteine peptidase family C39 domain-containing protein codes for MKKSKKTPPVLLRKRHVKQELKASCVAAAARMLLDYHGIAGVSEAELRRILKNKSHGTHLFNLLFLQDEKRWGLDVEISKGSPNELFATISIHKIPVIVFVNTASLPHWDEMAYHVVLAVGYDEEFVIVNDPFFDEKEIQVLMENFIKAWGKNDNYMVVIKKKGEVG; via the coding sequence GTGAAGAAATCGAAAAAAACGCCGCCCGTCTTGCTCCGGAAAAGGCACGTTAAGCAAGAACTGAAAGCAAGTTGTGTTGCAGCAGCAGCGCGTATGCTGCTCGATTATCATGGTATAGCCGGAGTTTCTGAAGCGGAATTGCGGCGCATTCTTAAAAACAAATCACATGGGACGCATTTATTCAATCTTTTGTTTTTGCAAGATGAGAAGCGATGGGGTCTCGACGTTGAAATCAGCAAGGGTTCTCCCAATGAGCTTTTTGCGACGATTTCAATACACAAAATTCCGGTAATCGTGTTTGTCAATACAGCCTCATTGCCGCATTGGGATGAAATGGCGTATCACGTTGTGCTCGCGGTGGGATATGATGAAGAATTTGTCATTGTCAACGACCCCTTTTTTGATGAGAAAGAAATACAAGTCCTAATGGAAAACTTCATCAAGGCTTGGGGCAAAAACGACAATTACATGGTTGTCATCAAAAAGAAAGGCGAGGTTGGATAG
- a CDS encoding 3-hydroxybutyryl-CoA dehydrogenase — protein sequence MERIGVIGAGTMGNGIAHVFAQFGYAVTLVDVKQEFLGRALATIKANLERQAKKGIIAVNEMATILGRIATDTKLQAVANSELVVEAATEEAALKKKIFVELDALCPAETILASNTSSIAITEIAAATKRPEKVIGMHFFNPVPVMALVEVIRGLATDDETFNAVMKLSKALGKTPVAVNDYPGFVSNRVLMPMINEAIYCVMEGVAEKEAIDNVMKLGMNHPMGPLALADFIGLDVCLHIMEVLHQQLGDDKYRPCPLLRKMVAAGHLGKKSGRGFYSYA from the coding sequence ATGGAACGCATCGGCGTGATCGGCGCTGGCACGATGGGCAACGGCATCGCCCATGTGTTCGCGCAATTCGGCTATGCGGTCACTTTGGTGGACGTCAAGCAGGAGTTTCTCGGCCGCGCGCTGGCCACGATCAAAGCCAATTTGGAGCGGCAGGCGAAGAAGGGCATCATTGCCGTCAACGAAATGGCGACGATTCTCGGTCGTATTGCCACCGACACGAAGTTGCAGGCAGTTGCGAATAGCGAGCTGGTGGTAGAAGCGGCCACCGAAGAGGCGGCGCTTAAAAAGAAAATTTTTGTTGAGCTGGACGCGCTGTGCCCGGCGGAAACGATTTTGGCGAGCAACACCTCGTCGATCGCGATCACCGAAATCGCGGCGGCCACCAAGCGCCCGGAGAAAGTCATCGGCATGCATTTCTTCAATCCGGTGCCGGTGATGGCGCTGGTGGAAGTGATTCGCGGCCTGGCGACGGACGACGAAACGTTCAATGCCGTCATGAAGCTCAGCAAAGCGCTCGGCAAAACGCCGGTGGCGGTGAATGATTATCCCGGCTTCGTTTCCAACCGCGTACTGATGCCGATGATCAACGAGGCGATTTACTGCGTGATGGAAGGCGTGGCGGAAAAAGAAGCAATTGACAACGTCATGAAACTCGGTATGAATCATCCCATGGGACCGTTGGCGCTGGCGGATTTTATTGGCCTCGATGTGTGTTTGCACATTATGGAAGTGCTGCACCAGCAACTGGGTGATGACAAATATCGCCCGTGTCCGCTATTGCGCAAAATGGTGGCCGCGGGCCATCTCGGCAAAAAATCGGGGCGGGGATTTTACTCGTATGCGTAA